In Streptomyces sp. DG2A-72, one genomic interval encodes:
- a CDS encoding winged helix-turn-helix domain-containing protein: MNGNRTSPEEIADDLRERIRVGELKAGERLPTQGELAEQFGVERGTVRQAMRALQKDGLLTNVGKGSPPNVAEVPVEPQQSSRKARVALVSYLKEAFREPEVHIDAICFTAETLMWAIGEMCTAVARREVHPKSVDVRCLLPGPDVVLPYPDPVDRPELRADVHEKLKQQITNQRELMDYYLSTVMKGHGVDAKVTFRPLRFVPSVKQYVLNGAVALQGSYQVGRRTYEDLPEKGKFDVYDVSGFSSLLFEFRRDRGGEQAQFVQDTKNCFDAHWDPDASRQTLT, encoded by the coding sequence GTGAATGGCAACAGAACGTCGCCCGAGGAGATCGCCGACGACTTGCGGGAGCGGATTCGAGTCGGTGAGCTCAAGGCGGGGGAGCGCCTGCCCACCCAGGGTGAGCTCGCCGAGCAGTTCGGTGTGGAGCGCGGCACCGTACGCCAGGCCATGCGGGCACTCCAGAAGGACGGGCTGCTCACCAACGTGGGGAAGGGCAGCCCTCCGAACGTGGCCGAAGTCCCGGTGGAGCCGCAGCAGTCGTCGAGGAAGGCCCGGGTCGCCCTGGTCTCCTATCTGAAGGAGGCCTTCCGGGAGCCCGAGGTGCACATCGATGCCATCTGCTTCACGGCGGAGACCCTGATGTGGGCCATCGGCGAGATGTGCACGGCCGTGGCACGGCGCGAGGTGCATCCCAAGTCCGTCGATGTGCGGTGTCTGCTGCCGGGGCCCGATGTGGTGCTTCCCTACCCGGATCCGGTGGATCGACCGGAGCTGCGAGCTGATGTGCACGAGAAGCTGAAGCAGCAGATCACCAATCAGCGGGAGCTGATGGACTACTACCTTTCCACTGTCATGAAGGGCCACGGCGTCGATGCGAAGGTGACCTTCCGGCCGCTGAGGTTCGTGCCGTCGGTGAAGCAGTATGTGCTGAACGGCGCGGTGGCTTTGCAGGGCAGTTACCAGGTCGGCCGACGCACCTACGAAGACCTGCCCGAGAAGGGCAAGTTCGACGTCTACGACGTCAGTGGGTTCAGCTCCCTGTTGTTCGAGTTCCGGCGTGACAGAGGAGGAGAGCAGGCGCAGTTCGTGCAGGACACGAAGAATTGCTTTGATGCCCACTGGGATCCGGACGCTTCTCGACAGACACTCACCTAG
- a CDS encoding winged helix-turn-helix domain-containing protein yields the protein MVVTQENVAVNGSSRLSPQEIADALRERIRGGELKAGDRLPTQADLAEEFGVERGTVRQALRALQDDGLLSNVSKGSPPRVAKPAPVLDGPQPTMVGLAPRLADAFSQPHVRIDAACLTAETLILALSLPLRRIHEGMVRPESIDVRILLPSRDITLAFPAPVDGDDESVHDRWLSMRNAQGQVLRHNLLALRSSHGIDVHVTFRALPFTPPVKLYLLNGAEALIAYYMITRREESTDTGTLDMYDTLGTESLLFSFVQRAGQRDAAFVEQSQKWFDALWETITTDLTLP from the coding sequence TTGGTCGTGACCCAGGAGAACGTGGCAGTGAACGGCAGCAGCAGACTCTCGCCCCAGGAGATCGCCGACGCCCTGCGGGAGCGGATCCGCGGCGGAGAACTCAAGGCGGGGGACCGCCTGCCCACCCAGGCGGACCTCGCCGAGGAGTTCGGCGTGGAGCGCGGCACCGTGCGCCAGGCCCTCCGGGCGCTCCAGGACGACGGTCTCCTGAGCAACGTCAGCAAGGGCAGCCCACCCCGTGTCGCCAAGCCGGCACCGGTGCTGGACGGGCCCCAGCCGACGATGGTCGGGTTGGCGCCGCGCTTGGCAGACGCGTTCTCGCAGCCGCACGTGCGCATAGACGCGGCCTGCCTGACCGCCGAGACCTTGATACTGGCCCTGAGCTTGCCGCTCCGCCGGATCCATGAGGGGATGGTGCGCCCCGAGTCGATCGACGTGCGCATCCTGCTGCCCTCCCGGGACATCACGCTCGCGTTCCCGGCGCCGGTCGACGGTGACGACGAGTCGGTGCACGACCGCTGGCTGTCCATGCGCAACGCACAGGGCCAGGTCCTGCGGCACAACCTGCTGGCCCTGCGCTCCTCGCACGGCATCGACGTGCACGTCACCTTCCGCGCCCTGCCCTTCACCCCGCCGGTGAAGCTGTACCTGCTCAATGGCGCCGAGGCGCTGATCGCGTACTACATGATCACGCGGAGGGAAGAGTCGACGGATACCGGCACCCTCGACATGTACGACACCCTGGGCACCGAATCCCTCCTCTTCTCCTTCGTCCAGCGGGCCGGCCAGCGCGACGCCGCCTTCGTCGAGCAGTCCCAGAAGTGGTTCGACGCCCTCTGGGAAACCATCACTACGGACCTGACTCTCCCCTGA
- a CDS encoding winged helix-turn-helix domain-containing protein, whose translation MSHQEVADELRARIRSGELQPGQRMPTQAKLADEFGVERGAVRQALRILQSEHLLANVSKGSPATVAPDLSMALIGPGAPPLPTMVALAPRIAAAFAGMHVEIDALCLTSINLTLAIGEPLRQIHTGQLKPAKVDVRVLLPSRDIELAFPAPVDPTDDDSVHRRWLSQRNAQGQVLQHNLLALRSSHGIDVHVTFRALPFTPPVKLYLLNSAEALFAYYTLTRREQEIEHEQLEMYDAEGSQSMLFAFEQGGGLRDTTFVEQSQLWFNALWETISSELVLTS comes from the coding sequence ATGTCACATCAAGAGGTGGCCGACGAGCTGCGCGCCCGCATCAGGTCGGGTGAGCTGCAGCCCGGCCAACGCATGCCGACCCAGGCCAAGTTGGCCGACGAGTTCGGCGTCGAGCGGGGAGCCGTACGGCAGGCGCTGCGCATCCTGCAGTCGGAGCACCTGCTCGCCAACGTCTCCAAGGGCAGCCCGGCGACCGTCGCACCCGACCTGAGCATGGCGCTGATCGGCCCGGGAGCCCCGCCCCTGCCCACGATGGTGGCGCTGGCCCCCCGCATCGCGGCCGCGTTCGCAGGCATGCACGTCGAGATCGACGCCCTGTGCCTCACCTCGATCAACCTCACCCTCGCCATCGGCGAGCCACTGCGCCAGATCCACACCGGGCAGTTGAAACCGGCCAAGGTCGACGTCCGTGTCCTGCTGCCCAGCCGCGACATCGAACTCGCCTTCCCGGCGCCCGTGGACCCCACCGACGACGACTCCGTGCACCGCCGCTGGCTCTCCCAGCGCAACGCCCAGGGCCAGGTCCTCCAGCACAACCTGCTGGCCCTGCGCTCCTCGCACGGCATCGACGTGCACGTCACCTTCCGCGCCCTGCCCTTCACCCCGCCCGTGAAGCTGTACCTGCTCAACAGCGCGGAGGCGCTCTTCGCGTACTACACGCTCACGCGACGCGAGCAGGAGATCGAACACGAGCAACTGGAGATGTACGACGCCGAGGGCTCCCAGTCCATGCTGTTCGCCTTCGAGCAGGGCGGCGGCCTGCGTGACACCACGTTCGTGGAGCAGTCCCAGCTGTGGTTCAACGCACTGTGGGAGACGATCAGTTCGGAGCTGGTGCTCACGAGCTGA
- a CDS encoding GNAT family N-acetyltransferase encodes MTRRADIDVRPITEAEFPDWLRAVNTGFLRRPTPPEAEVEVRRRRFEAGRFLGAFDGGRCVATFRSSAQELTSVGGTPVPADAISAVTVTATHRRRGLLTRMMAHDLAAAKERGDVVATLIAAEYPIYGRYGFGPATWMSEWTVDVPRAGLDPRWAGPEDGGRIDLVDGEDVRKLGPELHERLRRSRPGAVSRDDLWWQLNTGAVRFDESWTEPHFAVYRSAAGEVEGLVSYRSDDNWHDKQPHNTAQVDWLITTTPGAERALWRYLCSIDWITTVKSGWRAPDDLLPFLLPDPRAARIAGQSDWLWVRILDVVRALEARTYEGEGSLVVDVRDAGGFSGGRYRLDASPEGAGCAPTTASAELTLDVGELAALWLGDESAVRLAALGRIQEERAGAAKMADALLRTSRRPWCPDMF; translated from the coding sequence ATGACCCGCCGCGCCGACATCGACGTCCGTCCGATCACCGAAGCCGAGTTCCCGGACTGGCTGCGCGCAGTGAACACCGGGTTCCTGCGGCGGCCGACGCCGCCGGAGGCGGAGGTCGAGGTCCGTCGTCGCCGGTTCGAAGCCGGGCGTTTTCTCGGGGCCTTCGACGGGGGTCGGTGTGTCGCCACGTTCCGGTCGTCCGCGCAGGAGCTGACGTCGGTCGGTGGTACGCCGGTCCCGGCCGATGCCATCTCGGCCGTCACGGTCACCGCCACTCACCGGCGCCGGGGTCTGCTGACCCGGATGATGGCGCACGATCTCGCCGCGGCGAAGGAGCGGGGCGATGTGGTGGCGACGCTGATCGCCGCCGAGTATCCGATCTACGGACGGTACGGCTTCGGGCCCGCCACCTGGATGAGTGAGTGGACGGTCGACGTACCGCGGGCCGGCCTGGACCCGCGGTGGGCGGGGCCGGAGGACGGCGGACGTATCGACCTCGTCGACGGCGAAGACGTGCGGAAGCTGGGCCCCGAGCTGCATGAGCGGCTGCGGCGGAGCCGGCCCGGCGCCGTCAGCCGCGACGACCTGTGGTGGCAGCTCAACACCGGCGCCGTACGCTTCGACGAGTCGTGGACCGAGCCCCACTTCGCCGTGTACCGGTCGGCGGCCGGCGAGGTCGAGGGGCTGGTGTCGTACCGGTCGGACGACAACTGGCACGACAAGCAGCCGCACAACACCGCCCAGGTGGACTGGCTGATCACCACCACCCCGGGAGCCGAACGGGCCCTGTGGCGCTACCTCTGCTCCATCGACTGGATCACGACGGTGAAGAGCGGATGGCGGGCGCCGGACGACCTGCTTCCGTTCCTGCTGCCCGATCCGCGTGCCGCCCGGATCGCCGGGCAGTCGGACTGGCTGTGGGTGCGGATCCTCGATGTCGTACGGGCCCTGGAGGCGCGGACGTACGAGGGCGAGGGGTCGCTCGTCGTCGACGTACGGGATGCGGGCGGGTTCAGCGGCGGGCGGTATCGGCTGGATGCCTCGCCGGAGGGGGCCGGCTGTGCGCCCACCACCGCCTCCGCGGAACTCACGCTCGATGTCGGTGAGTTGGCCGCCCTGTGGCTGGGTGACGAGTCCGCCGTACGGCTTGCCGCGCTGGGGCGGATCCAGGAAGAACGAGCGGGCGCCGCCAAGATGGCCGACGCCCTGCTGCGTACGTCCAGGCGGCCTTGGTGCCCGGACATGTTCTGA
- a CDS encoding aerial mycelium formation protein: MSTPSTGQPPTVSAADVARLRPPTQRTDSPSPSLWPQLAAEPAEPDLAALSLPELRTLRRDAQRDEADLSYVRRLLQGRIDILRAELARRGPAGQASVVDRLPEILTDAPARHRSSARHVTLGTPHSEEYRQLAADMLAEVELSDLGARTDLELNTAMGRLVRYEQQVSHRRQRLQRTADDCSGEIARRYREGEAQVDDLLT; the protein is encoded by the coding sequence ATGAGCACACCGAGTACCGGGCAGCCGCCGACGGTCAGCGCGGCGGACGTCGCGCGTCTGCGGCCGCCCACGCAGCGCACCGACAGTCCTAGCCCAAGCCTGTGGCCGCAGCTGGCCGCCGAGCCGGCCGAGCCCGACCTGGCCGCGCTGAGCCTGCCGGAGCTGCGCACACTGCGCCGGGACGCACAGCGGGACGAGGCGGACCTGAGCTATGTACGGCGGCTGCTGCAGGGCCGGATCGACATCCTGCGGGCGGAACTGGCACGGCGCGGCCCCGCAGGGCAGGCGTCCGTCGTCGACCGCCTCCCGGAGATCCTCACCGACGCCCCGGCCCGCCACCGCTCCTCCGCCCGCCATGTGACGCTGGGGACGCCGCACAGCGAGGAGTACCGGCAGCTGGCCGCCGACATGCTCGCCGAGGTCGAACTCTCCGACCTCGGCGCCCGCACCGACCTCGAACTCAACACCGCCATGGGCCGCCTCGTCCGCTACGAGCAGCAGGTCTCCCACCGCCGCCAGCGCCTCCAGCGCACCGCCGACGACTGCAGCGGCGAGATCGCCCGCCGGTACCGGGAGGGGGAGGCGCAGGTGGACGACCTGCTGACGTGA
- the dtd gene encoding D-aminoacyl-tRNA deacylase — MRAVVQRVDGASVVVDGETVGEIIGEGLCVLVGVTHEDTKEKAAQLARKLWSIRMLQDEKSCGDIDAPLLVISQFTLYGDARKGRRPTWNAAAPGDIAEPLVEEVVAQLRALGATVETGRFGARMRVNLTNDGPFTVLLEI; from the coding sequence ATGCGTGCAGTGGTGCAGAGGGTCGACGGCGCGAGCGTCGTGGTCGACGGTGAGACGGTCGGGGAGATCATCGGCGAAGGGCTGTGCGTCCTGGTCGGCGTCACCCACGAGGACACCAAGGAGAAGGCCGCCCAACTCGCCCGCAAGCTCTGGTCGATCCGCATGCTGCAGGACGAGAAGTCGTGCGGCGACATCGACGCCCCGCTCCTCGTCATCAGCCAGTTCACGCTGTACGGCGACGCCCGCAAGGGCCGCCGGCCCACCTGGAACGCCGCCGCTCCAGGCGACATCGCCGAGCCCCTCGTCGAGGAGGTCGTCGCCCAGCTGCGCGCGCTGGGCGCAACGGTGGAGACGGGCCGTTTCGGTGCGCGGATGCGGGTGAATCTGACGAACGACGGCCCGTTCACCGTGCTCCTGGAGATCTAG
- a CDS encoding folate-binding protein YgfZ: protein MKSPLLTLPGAVPAEGVDEGVAAHYGDLFREQRALADGTGFVDLSHRGVVTVTGEDRLSWLHLLLTQHVTDLPAGEATEALILSAHGHIEHALYLVDDGSTTWAHVEPGTQDALIAYLESMKFFYRVEVADRTGEFAVVHLPAGSIAEVPDGVVVRETAYGRDLFLPRADLESYAEKAGPAAGILAYEALRVEHHRPRLGFETDHRTIPHELGWIGTAVHLEKGCYRGQETVARVQNLGKPPRRLVFLHLDGSEVHLPTHGTELRLADDGPDGRKIGFVTTSVRHHELGPVALALVKRNVPVDARLVADATAAAQEAVVEP from the coding sequence ATGAAGAGCCCTCTGCTGACTCTGCCCGGCGCCGTCCCCGCCGAGGGCGTGGACGAAGGCGTCGCCGCCCACTACGGCGATCTGTTCCGCGAGCAGCGCGCCCTCGCCGACGGCACCGGCTTCGTCGACCTCTCGCACCGCGGTGTCGTCACCGTCACCGGCGAGGACCGGCTGAGCTGGCTGCACCTGCTGCTCACCCAGCACGTCACCGACCTGCCCGCGGGCGAGGCCACCGAAGCGCTGATCCTGTCGGCGCACGGCCACATCGAGCACGCGCTGTACCTGGTCGACGACGGATCGACGACCTGGGCCCACGTCGAGCCCGGCACCCAGGACGCACTGATCGCGTACCTGGAGTCGATGAAGTTCTTCTACCGGGTCGAAGTCGCCGACCGGACGGGCGAGTTCGCGGTCGTCCATCTGCCCGCCGGTTCGATCGCCGAGGTGCCGGACGGCGTCGTCGTGCGCGAGACGGCGTACGGCCGTGATCTCTTCCTCCCCCGCGCGGACCTGGAGTCGTACGCCGAGAAGGCCGGCCCGGCGGCCGGGATCCTGGCGTACGAGGCCCTCCGCGTCGAGCACCACCGCCCCCGCCTCGGCTTCGAGACCGACCACCGCACCATCCCGCACGAGCTGGGCTGGATCGGGACGGCCGTGCATCTGGAGAAGGGCTGCTACCGCGGCCAGGAGACGGTCGCCCGTGTGCAGAACCTGGGCAAGCCCCCGCGCCGCCTGGTCTTCCTCCACCTGGACGGCAGCGAGGTGCACCTGCCGACGCACGGCACGGAGCTCCGGCTCGCGGACGACGGGCCCGACGGGCGCAAGATCGGTTTCGTCACGACGTCGGTACGCCATCACGAGCTGGGGCCGGTCGCGCTGGCGCTGGTGAAGCGGAATGTGCCGGTGGATGCGCGGCTGGTGGCGGATGCGACGGCCGCGGCGCAGGAAGCGGTCGTAGAGCCCTGA
- a CDS encoding Fur family transcriptional regulator produces MVSTDWKSDLRQRGYRLTPQRQLVLEAVDTLEHATPDDILVEVRKTALGVNISTVYRTLELLEELGLVSHAHLGHGAPTYHLADRHHHIHLVCRDCTNVIEADVSVAAEFTAKLRETFGFDTDMKHFAIFGRCRDCTLKNSTTNS; encoded by the coding sequence GTGGTGAGCACCGACTGGAAGAGCGATCTGAGGCAGCGCGGCTACCGGCTGACCCCGCAGCGGCAACTCGTGCTCGAAGCCGTGGACACCCTTGAGCACGCGACCCCCGACGACATCCTCGTGGAAGTGAGGAAGACGGCGTTGGGGGTCAATATTTCGACGGTGTACAGGACCTTGGAGCTGCTCGAGGAGCTCGGGCTGGTCAGCCACGCCCACCTGGGGCACGGGGCGCCCACGTACCACCTCGCCGACCGGCACCACCACATCCACCTCGTCTGCCGCGACTGCACGAACGTCATCGAGGCCGATGTCTCCGTGGCCGCCGAGTTCACCGCCAAGCTGCGCGAGACGTTCGGCTTCGACACGGACATGAAGCACTTCGCGATCTTCGGCCGGTGCCGCGACTGCACGCTCAAGAATTCAACTACCAATTCGTAG
- a CDS encoding FABP family protein, with protein sequence MIEIPSDLHKDLVPLAFLLGDWAGAGVHDFPDAEKCNFGQEVSFSHDGRDFLEYRSHTWVLDNDGNKVRPLESETGYWRIDADRKVEVTMVRDDGVVEIWYGDLAHKKPQIDLVTDAVARTGASRPYTGGKRLYGYVKSDLMWVGEKQTPEVELRPYMSAHLKKVVTPEDVERWAKALPDDMPDDGIAFFK encoded by the coding sequence ATGATCGAGATCCCGTCCGACCTCCACAAGGACCTGGTCCCCCTTGCCTTCCTGCTCGGCGACTGGGCCGGCGCAGGCGTGCACGACTTCCCGGACGCCGAGAAGTGCAACTTCGGCCAGGAGGTCTCCTTCAGCCATGACGGCCGGGACTTCCTGGAGTACCGGTCCCACACCTGGGTGCTGGACAACGACGGGAACAAGGTCCGTCCGCTGGAGTCCGAGACCGGCTACTGGCGCATCGACGCCGACCGCAAGGTCGAGGTCACGATGGTCCGCGACGACGGCGTCGTCGAGATCTGGTACGGCGACCTGGCCCACAAGAAGCCCCAGATCGACCTCGTGACGGACGCGGTGGCACGGACCGGCGCCTCCCGCCCGTACACCGGTGGCAAGCGCCTCTACGGCTATGTGAAGAGCGACCTCATGTGGGTCGGCGAAAAGCAGACCCCCGAGGTCGAGCTGCGGCCGTACATGTCGGCGCACCTGAAGAAGGTCGTCACCCCGGAGGACGTCGAGCGCTGGGCCAAGGCCCTCCCGGACGACATGCCTGACGACGGGATCGCCTTCTTCAAGTAG
- a CDS encoding DsrE family protein, whose product MAKKLVIKVTAGADAPERCSQAFTVAAVAVASGVDVSLWLTGESAWFALPGRAAEFELPHAAPLPDLLDSLLVGGRVTLCTQCAARRDITEKDVIEGVRIAGAQVFVQEALGEETQALVY is encoded by the coding sequence ATGGCGAAGAAACTCGTGATCAAGGTGACGGCGGGGGCCGATGCTCCCGAGCGGTGCTCGCAGGCGTTCACGGTGGCGGCGGTGGCTGTCGCCAGCGGTGTCGATGTCTCCCTCTGGCTGACCGGGGAGTCCGCGTGGTTCGCCCTTCCCGGCCGCGCCGCCGAGTTCGAACTCCCCCACGCCGCCCCGCTCCCCGACCTCCTCGACTCCCTCCTCGTGGGCGGCCGCGTCACCCTGTGCACACAGTGCGCCGCCCGCCGGGACATCACGGAGAAGGACGTCATCGAGGGCGTGCGGATCGCGGGGGCGCAGGTGTTCGTACAGGAGGCGCTGGGGGAGGAGACGCAGGCGCTGGTGTACTGA
- a CDS encoding DUF3099 domain-containing protein — MYARRRHLYFAMMGTCIALFVLAWGVVRLWSIPVAVGMCVVAMVIPPLAAMVANRRGPEDRWWDDPSGDPKSDEWWDELDGKRRRQ; from the coding sequence GTGTACGCACGGCGACGACACCTGTACTTCGCCATGATGGGGACCTGTATCGCGCTCTTCGTCCTGGCGTGGGGCGTCGTACGCCTCTGGTCGATCCCTGTGGCCGTGGGCATGTGCGTGGTGGCGATGGTGATCCCGCCCCTCGCCGCCATGGTCGCCAACCGCCGTGGCCCCGAGGACCGCTGGTGGGACGATCCGTCCGGTGACCCGAAGTCCGACGAGTGGTGGGACGAGCTGGACGGGAAGAGGCGGCGGCAGTAG
- a CDS encoding DUF1416 domain-containing protein, whose protein sequence is MCGAKAGGPDASTIKPGETTIQGQVTRDGEPVTGYVRLLDSTGEFTAEVPTSATGQFRFYAAEGTWTVRALVPGGATADRTVVAQQGGLAEVAIAV, encoded by the coding sequence ATGTGCGGAGCGAAGGCCGGCGGCCCCGACGCCTCGACGATCAAGCCCGGTGAGACCACCATCCAGGGTCAGGTGACCCGCGACGGCGAGCCGGTGACGGGCTACGTCCGTCTGCTGGACTCGACCGGCGAGTTCACGGCGGAGGTCCCCACCTCCGCGACGGGCCAGTTCCGCTTCTACGCGGCCGAGGGCACCTGGACCGTCCGAGCCCTGGTCCCGGGCGGCGCCACCGCCGACCGCACCGTCGTCGCCCAGCAGGGCGGCCTGGCGGAGGTCGCGATCGCGGTCTGA
- a CDS encoding sulfurtransferase, with product MSRSDVLVDADWVEANLDSPNIAIVEVDEDTSAYEKNHIRGAIRIDWTKDLQDPVRRDFIDQEGFEKLLSAKGIANDTLVILYGGNNNWFASYAYWYFKLYGHENVKLLDGGRKKWELDARELVEEVPVRPATDYKAKPQDKSIRAFRDDVVAAIGSQNLVDVRSPDEFSGKLLAPAHLPQEQSQRPGHVPSARNIPWSKNANDDGTFKSDDELKELYAEEQVDLAKDTIAYCRIGERSALTWFVLHELLGVQNVKNYDGSWTEYGSLVGVPIELGANK from the coding sequence ATGAGCCGCAGCGACGTCCTGGTCGACGCCGACTGGGTCGAGGCCAACCTCGACAGCCCGAACATCGCGATCGTCGAGGTCGACGAGGACACGTCCGCGTACGAGAAGAACCACATCCGAGGCGCCATCCGGATCGACTGGACCAAGGACCTCCAGGACCCGGTACGCCGTGACTTCATCGACCAGGAGGGCTTCGAGAAGCTCCTGTCGGCGAAGGGCATCGCCAACGACACGCTGGTGATCCTCTACGGCGGCAACAACAACTGGTTCGCCTCGTACGCCTACTGGTACTTCAAGCTCTACGGCCACGAGAACGTCAAGCTGCTCGACGGCGGCCGCAAGAAGTGGGAGCTGGACGCCCGCGAGCTGGTCGAGGAGGTGCCGGTGCGTCCGGCGACCGACTACAAGGCCAAGCCGCAGGACAAGTCCATCCGCGCCTTCCGTGACGACGTGGTGGCGGCCATCGGTTCGCAGAACCTGGTCGACGTCCGCTCGCCCGACGAGTTCAGCGGGAAGCTCCTCGCCCCCGCGCACCTGCCGCAGGAGCAGTCGCAGCGTCCGGGTCACGTCCCGTCCGCCCGCAACATCCCGTGGTCGAAGAACGCCAACGACGACGGCACCTTCAAGTCGGACGACGAGCTCAAGGAGCTCTACGCCGAGGAGCAGGTCGACCTGGCCAAGGACACCATCGCCTACTGCCGCATCGGTGAGCGCTCCGCGCTGACCTGGTTCGTCCTGCACGAGCTGCTCGGCGTGCAGAACGTCAAGAACTACGACGGCTCCTGGACCGAGTACGGCTCCCTCGTCGGCGTGCCGATCGAGCTCGGCGCCAACAAGTAA
- a CDS encoding putative leader peptide produces MKRQADLTKRRAVDLCRVAAMLCRTF; encoded by the coding sequence ATGAAGCGACAGGCGGACCTCACGAAGCGGCGGGCAGTAGACCTGTGCCGCGTCGCCGCCATGCTCTGTCGCACCTTCTGA
- a CDS encoding DUF2993 domain-containing protein, whose amino-acid sequence MRALRILLIVVVILGGLFVAADRLAVNFAEDEAAGKLQTTENLASKPDVSIKGFPFLTQALGGELDDVEIGIKDYEAPTGDGSEKIRIGDLQANMKGVEFSGDYSSATAATATGTATISYAELLKTAQSEPTQIAPGVTANVIGLSDGGNGKIKVSVEATVLGTKLPQPVSVLSTVTVEGDNTVKVHADKLPSFGGVRTAENQVREITDFEQQIDDLPGGIQLDRVEAAQDGVEIGVKGSNVRLAG is encoded by the coding sequence ATGCGCGCACTGCGAATACTGCTGATCGTCGTCGTGATCCTCGGCGGCCTCTTCGTAGCCGCCGACCGCCTCGCCGTGAACTTCGCCGAGGACGAGGCCGCCGGCAAGCTCCAGACCACGGAGAACCTCGCCTCCAAGCCCGACGTCTCCATCAAGGGCTTCCCCTTCCTCACCCAGGCCCTCGGCGGCGAACTGGACGATGTCGAGATCGGCATCAAGGACTACGAAGCCCCGACGGGCGACGGCTCCGAGAAGATCCGTATCGGCGATCTCCAGGCGAACATGAAGGGCGTCGAGTTCTCCGGCGACTACAGCTCCGCCACCGCGGCCACCGCCACCGGCACCGCGACCATCTCCTACGCCGAGCTGCTGAAGACCGCCCAGTCCGAGCCCACCCAGATCGCCCCCGGCGTCACCGCGAACGTCATCGGCCTCTCCGACGGGGGCAACGGCAAGATCAAGGTCTCGGTCGAGGCGACCGTGCTCGGCACGAAGCTGCCCCAGCCGGTCTCCGTCCTCAGCACCGTCACGGTCGAGGGCGACAACACCGTGAAGGTGCATGCCGACAAGCTCCCGTCGTTCGGCGGCGTCCGGACCGCGGAGAACCAGGTCAGGGAGATCACCGACTTCGAGCAGCAGATCGACGACCTGCCCGGCGGCATCCAGCTGGACCGGGTCGAGGCCGCGCAGGACGGTGTGGAGATCGGGGTGAAGGGTTCGAACGTCCGGCTCGCCGGGTAG
- a CDS encoding MoaD/ThiS family protein: MPKVTVRYWAAAKSAAGVAEEPYDADTLADALAAVRARHPGELARVLQRCSFLIDGDPVGTRGHETVRLVDGGTVEVLPPFAGG; encoded by the coding sequence ATGCCCAAGGTCACGGTGCGCTACTGGGCCGCCGCGAAGTCCGCGGCCGGGGTCGCCGAGGAGCCGTACGACGCGGACACCCTCGCGGACGCGCTCGCCGCGGTGCGCGCGCGACACCCCGGCGAACTGGCGCGCGTCCTGCAGCGATGCTCGTTCCTCATCGACGGTGACCCCGTGGGGACCCGCGGGCATGAGACGGTACGGCTGGTCGACGGCGGGACGGTCGAGGTGCTGCCGCCGTTCGCAGGAGGGTGA